A window of the Lolium perenne isolate Kyuss_39 chromosome 7, Kyuss_2.0, whole genome shotgun sequence genome harbors these coding sequences:
- the LOC127313972 gene encoding uncharacterized protein — MASQAIEEHRAGADVHTADCEARAREFLVELGLPDGLLPLPSLVEVGYNRATGFVWLRQSQSGGLTHTFDAIGKQVWYDAEVTAFVEPGRMHGMTGVKSKEMFIWVTLSEIVISPSGTKIVFRTPAGLGRAFPVAAFQLNPPAPAPEGQEAKAADGEGAAAN; from the coding sequence ATGGCGTCGCAGGCGATCGAGGAGCACCGCGCGGGCGCGGACGTGCACACCGCGGACTGCGAGGCCAGGGCCCGCGAGTTCCTGGTGGAGCTCGGCCTCCCCGACGGGCTGCTCCCGCTCCCTTCCCTGGTGGAGGTCGGGTACAACCGCGCCACCGGGTTCGTGTGGCTCCGGCAGAGCCAGTCCGGCGGCCTCACCCACACCTTCGACGCCATCGGCAAGCAGGTGTGGTACGACGCCGAGGTGACGGCGTTCGTGGAGCCCGGCCGGATGCACGGCATGACCGGGGTCAAGAGCAAGGAGATGTTCATCTGGGTCACCCTCTCCGAGATCGTCATCAGCCCCTCCGGCACCAAGATCGTCTTCCGCACCCCCGCCGGGCTCGGACGCGCCTTCCCCGTCGCCGCCTTCCAGCTCAACCCGCCCGCGCCGGCGCCCGAGGGCCAGGAGGCCAAGGCCGCCGACGGCGAGGGCGCCGCCGCCAACTGA